One Treponema pectinovorum DNA segment encodes these proteins:
- a CDS encoding ABC transporter permease, producing the protein MKRESELFKSKIGVALAALGLWLFFLLFVIVPVLFVFFSAKAEDFKTVFTSTSFYQVLKNTGLECLCSTFLSVFFGYIYAYAIVRGNLPLKKIFAAIPLIHMVTPPFIGGLSFILLFGRQGFITKTVLGLDISLYGFFGILLSQVLCFFPIAYLICRQTLEGINPKLEQAARSLGAKRLKIFLTITFPLSFAGILSSFLFIAVSVLSDFGNPLIVGGRFKVLAVEIYTQLTGWLNSGVSAILGLVLLLPSVALFLAQNYLFNKNEKKLATVGAKAGFEPKIDVSPFARFCLTIFCSFLSILILAQFLSVVAGSFQKLWGIDKSFTLMHIKSVVSFASSLANSLLFSFIAALLSTSIAALTAYLTHRVKLPFSSALDCICQLPSAIPGTLFGLSLAYFSNFIRFEWSAFLIVIAMTVSYLPFSYRICSSTFARLSFNLDEASRSLGAGRFKVLSSVILPLSVGGLFSSFVYDFVRGVGTLSSVIFLIGFNTSLASVKILNLAEQGDWGKSASLALVLTLVTFIILFVGRKVSQKFEANIYE; encoded by the coding sequence TTGAAAAGAGAATCGGAACTATTCAAAAGCAAGATTGGCGTTGCACTTGCAGCGCTCGGGCTGTGGCTGTTTTTTTTGTTGTTTGTGATTGTTCCTGTTCTCTTTGTTTTTTTTTCTGCCAAAGCGGAAGATTTTAAAACTGTTTTTACAAGCACAAGTTTTTATCAAGTGCTAAAGAATACAGGGCTTGAATGCCTTTGTTCAACTTTTTTATCTGTATTTTTTGGCTATATTTATGCTTATGCAATCGTTAGAGGAAATTTGCCTTTAAAAAAAATTTTTGCCGCGATTCCTCTTATTCACATGGTAACTCCGCCTTTTATTGGTGGACTTTCTTTTATACTTTTGTTTGGAAGGCAAGGCTTTATAACAAAAACTGTTCTTGGGCTTGATATAAGCCTTTACGGTTTTTTTGGAATTTTGTTGAGCCAAGTTTTGTGTTTTTTCCCGATTGCCTATCTTATTTGCCGTCAAACTCTGGAAGGAATAAATCCTAAATTAGAGCAGGCTGCAAGAAGTCTTGGTGCCAAAAGATTAAAGATTTTTTTGACTATAACTTTTCCTTTGAGTTTTGCAGGAATTTTATCATCTTTTCTTTTTATAGCCGTAAGCGTTTTGAGCGATTTTGGAAATCCTTTGATTGTTGGAGGGCGATTTAAAGTTTTAGCCGTTGAGATTTACACTCAACTTACAGGCTGGCTTAACAGCGGAGTTAGTGCTATTTTGGGGCTTGTCTTGCTTTTACCTTCCGTTGCTCTCTTTCTAGCACAAAATTATTTATTTAATAAAAATGAAAAAAAACTTGCGACGGTTGGTGCAAAGGCTGGTTTTGAACCTAAAATCGATGTTTCCCCTTTTGCAAGATTTTGCTTAACGATTTTTTGTTCGTTCCTTTCTATTTTGATTTTGGCTCAGTTTTTATCGGTTGTTGCAGGAAGTTTTCAAAAATTGTGGGGAATCGACAAGTCTTTTACACTCATGCACATAAAATCCGTGGTTTCATTTGCTTCCAGTCTTGCAAATTCTCTGTTGTTTTCTTTTATTGCGGCACTCCTTTCGACTTCGATTGCGGCTCTTACCGCCTATCTTACGCACAGAGTAAAATTACCATTTTCCTCTGCACTTGACTGCATCTGCCAGCTTCCATCTGCAATTCCTGGAACATTGTTTGGACTTTCGCTCGCGTATTTTTCAAATTTTATTCGTTTTGAATGGAGTGCTTTTTTGATTGTCATCGCTATGACGGTAAGTTATTTGCCGTTCAGCTATAGAATCTGCTCTTCAACTTTTGCACGGCTTTCCTTTAATTTGGATGAAGCGTCGAGATCTTTGGGCGCTGGAAGGTTTAAAGTTTTGTCGAGTGTTATTTTGCCGTTGAGTGTTGGGGGGCTTTTTTCTTCGTTTGTGTATGATTTTGTTCGCGGAGTTGGAACGCTCAGCTCTGTAATCTTTTTAATCGGTTTTAATACTTCGCTTGCTTCTGTAAAAATATTAAATCTTGCAGAGCAGGGCGACTGGGGAAAATCCGCAAGCCTTGCGCTTGTCTTAACTTTGGTAACTTTTATAATACTTTTTGTTGGCAGAAAGGTAAGCCAAAAATTTGAAGCAAATATATATGAATGA
- a CDS encoding ABC transporter ATP-binding protein, with amino-acid sequence MNESALLTLKNVSFYFGKIAAVSDFSLSVKNGSFTTLLGPSGCGKTTLLRMISGFLEPCTGSIFIDGINQKNIPTEERKVGMVFQDYALFPHLSIQDNLLYGLKIKAKKERRNEKKSLQSEFNFAQIHKVARILGIADLLERFPHELSGGQQQRVALGRALVLEPRLLLMDEPLSSLDSRLRTSLREELKEIQSRLGITTVYVTHDQEEALSMSDTIAVINHGKLVQVGSPRSVYFTPANDFVAGAVGRANFFYLEGKRIAVRPEWFSRFVQGEITQKPVVSGILISTSFLGQATRYKIRLDDGSGNVISADLLTQENEIPTGEKISLKIERFIEL; translated from the coding sequence ATGAATGAATCTGCACTTTTAACTTTAAAAAATGTCTCTTTTTATTTTGGGAAAATTGCTGCCGTTTCTGATTTTTCATTGTCGGTAAAGAACGGAAGTTTTACGACTCTTCTAGGACCTAGCGGTTGCGGAAAAACGACCCTTTTGCGCATGATTAGCGGTTTTTTAGAGCCGTGCACGGGTTCAATTTTTATAGATGGAATAAATCAAAAAAATATTCCTACAGAAGAGCGAAAAGTCGGAATGGTTTTTCAAGACTATGCACTTTTTCCGCATCTTTCGATTCAGGATAATCTTTTGTATGGTTTAAAGATAAAGGCAAAAAAAGAACGACGCAATGAAAAAAAATCGCTTCAAAGCGAATTCAACTTTGCACAAATTCATAAAGTTGCAAGAATTTTAGGAATTGCGGATTTACTGGAACGATTTCCGCATGAGTTGAGCGGTGGCCAACAACAGCGTGTTGCTTTGGGCAGGGCGTTGGTCTTAGAGCCAAGACTTTTGCTTATGGATGAGCCACTTTCTTCGCTTGATTCAAGGCTTAGAACTTCCTTGCGAGAAGAATTAAAGGAAATTCAAAGTCGACTTGGAATAACAACTGTCTATGTTACCCACGATCAAGAAGAAGCGCTTTCTATGTCCGACACGATTGCTGTTATAAATCACGGAAAATTAGTTCAAGTGGGAAGCCCTCGAAGCGTATATTTTACTCCTGCAAACGATTTTGTGGCTGGAGCGGTTGGAAGGGCAAATTTCTTTTATTTAGAAGGAAAACGAATTGCAGTTCGACCAGAATGGTTTTCTAGATTTGTACAAGGGGAAATCACTCAAAAGCCTGTTGTTTCTGGTATTTTGATTTCTACTTCATTTTTAGGACAGGCAACTCGATATAAAATTCGTCTGGATGACGGTTCTGGAAACGTCATAAGTGCAGACCTTTTAACTCAAGAAAATGAAATTCCCACTGGCGAAAAAATCTCTTTAAAAATTGAGCGATTTATAGAATTGTAA
- a CDS encoding phosphoenolpyruvate carboxykinase (GTP) — protein MTVNDIKNAKVKAWVEECVKMCEPDNVVVCDGSTAEYDRLMKKCVDAGLATPLAKKPNSFLFRSDPSDVARVEKRTFISSKTQEGAGPTNNWIDPTELKATMKGLYKGCMHGRTMYVLPFCMGPLGSPIAKYGVELTDSEYVVLNMDIMTRTGEKTWQYIDDNFVPCLHSVGKPLNNGAKDNGVWACAPVEQKYISHFPEEHLIWSYGSGYGGNALLGKKCFALRIASFIAKEEGWLAEHMLILKLTNPAGEVKYVTGAFPSACGKTNLAMLIPTIPGWKVETIGDDIAWMKFGKDGRLYAINPEAGFFGVAPGTSEVSNNNALIAASKNTIFTNCALTEDGDVWWEGIGYPAKGKLVDWKGNVRDAFPKDKAPKGEEMAHPNARFTAPAKQCPCIASDWESPEGVPISAILFGGRRPSTIPLVHQSRNWAHGVFLGSIVGSEITAASTINPDEVGKIRRDPFAILPFCGYNMGDYFQHWINVGNNPCTNADKLPKIFYVNWFRKDDNNADLPGGFMWPGYGDNSRVLAWIFDRCDGKDNFVETPIGYMPKEGAINTDGLADYYKKTLPEITKVDKEGWLKEVKDIRENHYPKFGKHLPKELSACLDDLESRLNKA, from the coding sequence ATGACAGTTAATGACATTAAAAATGCCAAGGTAAAAGCTTGGGTTGAAGAATGTGTTAAGATGTGTGAACCTGATAATGTTGTGGTTTGCGATGGTTCAACAGCAGAGTATGACCGCTTGATGAAAAAATGTGTTGATGCAGGTCTTGCAACTCCATTGGCAAAAAAGCCTAACAGTTTCCTTTTCCGCTCTGATCCTTCTGACGTTGCACGCGTAGAAAAGAGAACTTTTATATCTTCTAAAACTCAAGAGGGTGCAGGTCCAACAAATAACTGGATTGATCCAACTGAATTAAAAGCAACTATGAAAGGACTTTACAAAGGTTGTATGCACGGTCGTACAATGTATGTTCTTCCTTTCTGCATGGGACCTCTCGGTTCTCCTATCGCAAAATACGGTGTTGAACTTACAGATTCTGAATACGTTGTTTTGAACATGGATATAATGACTCGCACTGGCGAAAAAACATGGCAATACATTGATGACAACTTTGTTCCTTGTTTGCACTCTGTTGGTAAACCATTAAACAATGGTGCAAAAGACAACGGTGTATGGGCTTGCGCTCCTGTAGAGCAGAAATACATCTCTCACTTCCCAGAAGAACATTTGATTTGGTCTTATGGTTCTGGATACGGCGGAAACGCTCTTCTTGGAAAAAAATGTTTTGCATTGAGAATCGCATCTTTCATCGCAAAAGAAGAAGGCTGGCTTGCTGAACACATGCTTATCTTAAAGCTTACAAACCCTGCAGGCGAAGTAAAATATGTTACAGGTGCTTTCCCATCTGCTTGTGGAAAAACAAACCTTGCAATGCTTATTCCAACAATCCCAGGCTGGAAAGTTGAAACAATCGGTGATGACATCGCTTGGATGAAATTCGGCAAAGACGGAAGACTCTACGCTATCAATCCAGAAGCTGGGTTCTTTGGTGTTGCTCCTGGAACTTCTGAAGTTTCAAACAACAATGCTCTTATTGCTGCCTCAAAAAATACAATCTTTACAAACTGCGCTCTTACAGAAGACGGCGATGTTTGGTGGGAAGGAATTGGCTACCCTGCAAAAGGAAAACTGGTTGACTGGAAAGGCAATGTTCGCGATGCATTCCCTAAAGACAAAGCTCCTAAGGGCGAAGAAATGGCTCATCCAAATGCACGCTTTACAGCACCTGCAAAACAGTGTCCTTGTATCGCTTCTGACTGGGAAAGCCCAGAAGGTGTACCAATTTCTGCAATCCTGTTTGGTGGACGCCGTCCTTCAACAATCCCACTTGTACATCAGAGTCGCAACTGGGCACACGGTGTATTCTTGGGTTCTATCGTAGGTTCAGAAATCACTGCTGCTTCTACAATCAACCCAGACGAAGTTGGTAAAATTCGCCGCGATCCATTTGCAATTCTTCCATTCTGTGGATACAACATGGGCGACTACTTCCAGCACTGGATTAACGTTGGAAACAATCCTTGCACAAATGCAGACAAACTTCCAAAAATCTTCTACGTTAACTGGTTCCGCAAGGACGACAACAACGCAGACCTTCCAGGTGGATTTATGTGGCCAGGATATGGCGACAACAGCCGCGTACTCGCATGGATATTTGACCGCTGCGACGGAAAAGACAACTTTGTTGAAACACCAATCGGTTACATGCCAAAAGAAGGCGCAATCAACACAGACGGTCTTGCAGACTACTACAAAAAGACTCTTCCAGAAATCACAAAAGTTGACAAAGAAGGCTGGTTAAAAGAAGTAAAGGATATTCGCGAAAACCACTATCCAAAATTCGGCAAACACCTTCCAAAAGAACTTTCTGCTTGTTTGGACGATTTGGAATCCCGCTTGAACAAAGCATAG
- a CDS encoding ArsB/NhaD family transporter translates to MELKWIVLCIALLMYSLVIVFQDKKVWFTTFAALLCLALGLIFPGAIFGTGGVEESSRFFVIYNAFTNLISWNVLMIYVGAMTIASLFLYSKVPAKIADSLISVAPSTGVAIVLILAMTGLISIFVENVATVLVMAPIALSLCKKLKLNPTMFMVGLAVMSNLEGTATLVGDPPSMIFAAASGYTFNDFFVHEGKLSIFFVIQTGLLVGCAFFYVIFSKIKEKTEIQGEKVISYFPAYLMLAMIFGLAALSFASVSLEKIIPSAVMHNSSGIYVFVLALIGLVWYAFLQKKNKSELCTLIKELDWETIFFLIGIFIVVGAISGVGLLSDFSHLLVRFSGGSKLLGFVTILLVSIIISGFVDNVPYIMVMLPVAQQMNASFGLGGDLFPFALLIGSCLGGNLTPFGASANVVAMGILKNEGYPMSFSKWLKIGGTFTVLTTAASATVLWIIWS, encoded by the coding sequence ATGGAACTTAAGTGGATAGTCCTTTGCATAGCGTTATTGATGTACTCGCTTGTTATTGTTTTTCAAGATAAAAAAGTTTGGTTCACAACTTTTGCCGCTCTATTATGTCTGGCATTGGGGTTAATTTTCCCCGGAGCGATTTTTGGTACAGGCGGTGTAGAAGAAAGTTCAAGGTTTTTTGTCATCTACAACGCTTTTACAAATTTGATAAGTTGGAACGTTTTAATGATTTATGTGGGTGCCATGACAATTGCCTCTCTTTTTTTATATTCAAAAGTTCCAGCAAAGATTGCAGATTCTCTTATATCCGTTGCGCCATCAACAGGAGTTGCAATCGTTTTAATACTTGCAATGACAGGACTTATATCAATTTTTGTAGAAAATGTAGCAACCGTTTTGGTAATGGCGCCAATCGCTTTGAGCCTTTGCAAAAAATTAAAATTAAATCCAACGATGTTTATGGTAGGACTTGCCGTAATGTCAAATTTGGAAGGGACAGCGACCCTTGTAGGCGACCCTCCAAGCATGATTTTTGCCGCAGCGTCTGGCTATACTTTTAACGACTTTTTTGTGCATGAAGGAAAACTTTCAATTTTTTTTGTTATTCAGACGGGGCTTTTGGTTGGCTGTGCATTTTTTTATGTGATATTTTCAAAGATAAAAGAAAAGACAGAAATTCAAGGTGAAAAAGTAATCTCGTATTTTCCAGCGTACCTTATGCTTGCAATGATTTTTGGACTTGCAGCTCTTTCGTTTGCCTCAGTCTCACTCGAAAAAATAATTCCGTCTGCGGTTATGCATAATTCTTCTGGAATCTATGTTTTTGTACTTGCCTTGATAGGCCTTGTTTGGTATGCGTTTTTACAGAAAAAAAATAAAAGCGAACTTTGCACCTTGATAAAAGAACTCGACTGGGAAACAATTTTCTTTTTAATCGGAATATTTATAGTCGTCGGTGCAATAAGCGGAGTAGGGCTTTTGAGTGATTTTTCGCACCTTTTAGTGAGATTCAGCGGTGGAAGTAAACTCTTAGGTTTTGTTACAATTTTACTCGTAAGTATAATAATCTCGGGCTTTGTAGACAATGTCCCTTACATAATGGTTATGTTACCAGTTGCTCAGCAGATGAACGCAAGTTTTGGTCTTGGAGGCGATTTGTTCCCGTTTGCTCTTTTGATAGGCTCATGTCTTGGCGGAAATTTAACTCCTTTTGGAGCAAGTGCAAACGTAGTTGCCATGGGAATCTTAAAAAACGAAGGTTATCCAATGTCATTCTCAAAGTGGCTAAAAATTGGCGGAACTTTTACAGTTTTAACAACCGCAGCCTCTGCAACAGTTTTGTGGATTATTTGGTCGTAA